The Phacochoerus africanus isolate WHEZ1 chromosome 9, ROS_Pafr_v1, whole genome shotgun sequence genomic sequence TGGAAGGTCCCACTGAGGAAGGGGCAGCGTAGGGAGCTCTTCCAGGGACCATGGTGAGTTGATGCGGGGAGACTGGACAGGTTTTGATTCCCCAGAAGGCCTGGAATCATCTCCTAAAGTGCCTCAGCAGGTAGGCTCTGGCTTTGACCCCGAGGCGCATCCTCTCCAGGGGCGAGTGGCACGGTCCTTTGCTGTCTGGGGAGGGTCTGGGTTGGCAGCGCTGCCCCGACAGCCCCGTGCAGCTGAGCAGAGCCATTTTCCTCCTACCCTCTTTCGTCCCTGCGACTGTCCAGCCGCCCGTCCGTGGTCCGGGGCAGTTCTGAGTGTAGATGCCTCGGGGCCTAGATTGTGGATTCGCTGAGATGAGACCCCGAGGGACGGACCACAGGCAGGGCGCAGGCAGCACGGAGGCCGGGGGGATGGGCCTCACAGCCCTcgtctccctcctccctgggacTCTCGGCTCCCCTCGGAGGCCGCCTCCAGGCTGGGCGGATGGCTGGGCGGATGGGAGGTGCTCCGCCTCTGTGAGCAGCAGCTAAGCTCAGGGGGCGGGTGCAGGTGGCCCAGACGTGCTCTGCTGTGACCACCAGCATCCTTGGCAGTCGGCTCTTTTCTGTCTCCTGCAATCATCCCTGAGAGCTGCCCCTGGCAGGGGCACGGGGGTCCTATCTCTGGGGGTGCAGCTCACCTCTCTTTGCTGGATGCATTAAAATTGACTCCAAGTGCCCTAGTAATGGTTAACGTGTCACTAACCTTCTCAAGGGCCTCAAGAGATGCCAGCGTCAGATCCTCTTTCAAGTTGAAGGTCTGGATTGTCCGGGTACCCCCACTCCACTCCCACGTGGAGTCTCAGGCACAGCTCTGTCCCCGGCTCCCTCCCCCCCAGGCGCTCTGCCTGCGCACTGAGGTTCCTGCAGCTGTTGCCGCGGCTGCGggaagagcagagcagaggccGTGCGGCAGCTGGTGTCTTGCCCGCCGTAGTCCTGCTGTCCAGTTGTTGCTGGGGACAGAGCAAGGGGAACATGTGTGTACCTCCTAGAGCCTTTAATTTGTTTAGAACGTTGTTTCTGCACTTTTACAGCCGACGAGTAAGATGCAGAACTCAGAAGTCTGCCTTTTATTAAAGAAACTGCAGGCCCGCCGCATTTGACCAGAACCCTCTTAAAGGAAGCGGCCTCACGAGAAGGGGAGGAGGCTGTGGAAGCCGTGCGGTGGCGGCTCAGACCCGGGGCCGGCTGGCACAGGCCCCTGCCCGAGGCCCTCGCAGCCCCGTGCGGTGGCTCGTGTGCAGTCGGTCGTCCACGTGACCGGCGGCTTGGAACCTTGAGCGGGCCTGTGGGGCTTTTCTAGCTCCACGGATGTGCCAGGAGGCTCCAGTCCTGTGGATTCTAGGCATTTCGTCTTTGTGATCGTCTTTCCTTATTTTTGGGGGGTAACCATCAGATCACATCGCCCCCAGCCCGGCTCACAGACTGTTTCTTGCCTGGTTCCGTTTCACGTGCAGTGCGCGTGGTGACCGCCTAGCCACCCTCCAGGCTTCCACTGTCAAGTCTGTATTCCGGGCCGTTCCTACGATAACCCTCCATTTTCTCCCCAATGGCAGTCATGACAAAAAAGTGGCAGTTTCTCCCTCGAGGGAGGGTAGCAGGATTTTAAGTGGTGTGCCGTTAATTAATCGGAAGCCTTTTTCCCCTCAGGTTGCACCTGATGCCGGAAGGCAAGCACAACCTGCATTTACGTTTTGCAGATGAATTCAACAAGTTAGCGGAAGACTTCCTACAGCAACAGTGTCCCTGAGAACATGTGACCCGGTGATTCCCCTGCCTGGGGCGGGAGCCTGGGGTGCTGCCCCTAAAACCGCACCCCCCCACCCGCCACCCGTCACCCCTCAGTTCACCTGCCTCCCGTCTCCCTGCAGCTCCCCCCATACTGCTCCTGGCCTGGCACGAGTAACAGCATAAGCACCATCCAGCTTCCACAGCTGGGAAAATTCAACCCCATTTTTGAATGTGAATTTCTACCCTTGTcttaagaaataaattcctatGATGATTTACTTTCAGATGAGCCATCGGTGAAGTTTTTGTAGTGTTCGGGACTGCTTTTGGTGGCTGACATGAACGTATGAGGCGGCATCTTTTATCTGAGAGGTACAGGCCTACACCGGCCGTTATCACACTGTTCGAAGAGAAATGCAGAAACCGAAGACGGCCCTTGGCCCGGGTCCTTGACACAGCATTGTCACAGGgctgctggagccacagccaaTCAGGGAGCCGAGCGTGCCTGGGGCTCAGATCTCTGGTCACCTCCACACACCTTCACTGGATCCCGTTCCTTTAATACTTCAGTGAAGATCAAAACAGGCCTTTTGTCACTTTTTACTCAAAGAGCAGAAAGGCTGTTAACAACACTGAAGTAGAAGTCCGATTTTCTGAAAAGTGctaaagccaggagttcccgtcgtggctcagtggttaacaaatccgactaggaaccatgaggttgcgggttcggtccctggccttgctcagcgggttaaggatctggtgttgccgtgagctacggtgtgggtcgcagacgcagctcggatcccgcattcctgtggctctggcctaggccggtggctacagctccaattcgacccctagcctgggaagcagccctagaaaaggcaaaaagaccaaaaacaaaacaaaaaaaacactacagCCAGAAACATTTAAGAAGCACttagtgaaagaataaaaattacttgaaataaaGGTAAAGAGACCCCAGGTTTCGGACACATGCGTTTTATTAGGATAGGTATCTCAGACAACACTGTAACTCCCGGAGCGTCCACGCGATCACAACAGTGTGAACTGACGGAGGCAAAACTGAGCACCATCGTGTACGGAGAGGAGGACCATGCGCGACGGAGGACGGCGCGGGGTCGCCAAGGGTGCGCCCCTCGCTCGGGACGGTCTCAGGCCTCGTcctcgccctcctcctcctcgaaCTCGCCCTGCTCGTCGGCCGTGGCGTCCTGGTACTGCTGGTACTCGGACACCAGGTCGTTCATGTTGCTCTCGGCCTCGGTGAACTCCATCTCGTCCATGCCCTCGCCCGTGTACCAGTGCAGGAAGGCCTTGCGCCGGAACATGGCCGTGAACTGCTCCGAGATGCGCTTGAACAGCTCCTGGATGGCCGTGCTGTTGCCGATGAAGGTGGCCGACATCTTGAGGCCGCGCGGCGGGATGTCGCACACGGCCGTCTTGACGTTGTTGGGGATCCACTCCACGAAGTAGCTGCTGTTCTTGTTCTGCACGTTGAGCATCTGCTCGTCCACCTCCTTCATGGACATGCGGCCGCGGAAGATGGCGGCCACCGTCAGGTAGCGGCCGTGGCGCGGGTCGCAGGCGGCCATCATGTTCTTGGAGTCGAACATCTGCTGCGTGAGCTCGGGCACCGTCAGCGCGCGGTACTGCTGGCTGCCGCGGCTGGTCAGCGGCGCGAAGCCGGGCATGAAGAAGTGCAGGCGCGGGAAGGGCACCATGTTCACGGCCAGCTTGCGCAGGTCGGCGTTGAGCTGGCCCGGGAAGCGCAGGCACGTGGTGACGCCGCTCATGGTGGCCGACACCAGGTGGTTGAGGTCCCCGTAGGTGGGCGTGGTCAGCTTCAGGGTGCGGAAGCAGATGTCGTACAGGGCCTCGTTGTCAATGGAATAGGTCTCGTCCGTGTTCTCCACCAGCTGGTGCACGGAGAGGGTGGCGTTGTAGGGCTCGACCACCGTGTCCGAGACCTTGGGCGAGGGCATGACGCTGAAGGTGTTCATGATGCGGTCGGGGTACTCCTCGCGGATCTTGCTGATGAGCAGGGTGCCCATCCCGGAGCCCGTGCCGCCCCCCAGCGAGTGGGTCAGCTGGAAGCCCTGCAGGCAGTCACAGCTCTCTGACTCCTTCCTGACCACGTCCAGGACCGAGTCCACCAGCTCGGCGCCCTCCGTGTAGTGGCCCTTGGCCCAGTTGTTGCCGGCACCGCTCTGGCCTGCCAGGGGGAGAGGAGAATGTCAGGGAAATGTTGGTAATTGCAAATTCTCTCATTTTAACTCTGGACCTGTTTTAGAGATGACAGATTCTTCGCTTTTAGAGCCTCTCTTTATCTACAGGAAAATTTTCTATATATGATCCTCAAAAAACACTAAGGatctaataaaacaaaaagggagtTTAGTACATTTGAGATTATTAAGattgttaattttaaaacagttgtGTTTTGTTAAACTAATAACCTTCTGTAAATAGTTAACTCAGCGACAGTGACCAGGCAGGCAGAACCTGCTCTCAGCCGCGGTCTCGGCGCCTGCCCGTCACCTGGGCCTCGGGCCTGGGCCTCTAGAAGCACTTGCTTCTCACTGCTTCTCTCGAAGGACCAGCTACCTGCTCTGGGAAGCTCTCCTTGGCTCTTCCTTCCAAGCCCCTCCCGGGCTGCTctgggggcggggccgaggcAGCCCCTGCAGGTGACCCGGCCTTTGGGCTGCACTGAGAGGGGCTGGACGAGGGGCAGCTCCGGGCCCGGGGCCGTGAGGTCAGGGCCGAGGGCTCCCTGTGGACACACGGTGTCCGCCTCGGCCTTGAGCCGGGAGAGCTGTGAGCCCCacggggctggggaggaaggagaccCGCGGAGCCAGCGCCCAGGGGTCGTGGCTACGTACCGAACACAAAGTTGTCGGGCCTGAAGATCTGGCCGAAGGGTCCAGACCTGACCGAGTCCATGGTGCCCGGCTCCAGATCCACCAGGATGGCCCGGGGCACATACTTGTTACCTGTGGGGACAGAGCTGGACTTAGACCTGCGGTTGGCCGAGGAAGCCCGGACGACGCCCTGCCCTGTGCGCCTTTCGCGGCAGAATTCACCCCAGAAGGTGCCAGCCCGAGGCACCGGGGGAGCTGCGAGGAGGTTTCTGCTCTACGAGGGGGCTGATGGCCTTGCTCGGTCGTGACAAGCATGCGGGGGCCTTAAGACGTGTGCTCCCGAGCAGCGGGCACTCAAGGTGGAGGCGGGCAGGACGGCCGTGGCGTCCCCCCAGAACAGAAAGCAGGCGGAGGGGCCCCCGGGTCCCAGCAGTCACCAGCGGCTTCGTTGTAGTACACGTTGATCCTCTCCAGCTGCAAGTCGCTGTCGCCGTGGTAACTGCCAGTGGGGTCGATGCCGTGCTCGTCGCTGATGACCTCCCAAAACTGGGGAGAAAAGGGGAACCACGTGATGGCCTGGCATCCTAGGTGCCGGTGAGGCGGGCCCTTTGCGTCCTCCCACGTCCTTGCCGCAGGGGCGTGTGGGCAGACAGTCGAGGTGTCCCAGACAGACTCCCAGCTGCCCGCCCCGTTCCTCCAGCGGCTGCTGCTCAGGGCTTGGGAATCCGCAGGGCATGAGCCATAATGTGGCGACAGACTGAGGAGCCGGGAGGGGCCCGAAGGAGGGGGGGTGGGCACAGCAGACGCCCTTCCAGGGGAATCGTGGGTGGGTGCTGGGGAGGCCGCCACCCCCGGGCAGGGCTGCGTGTCAGCCTGGTGGAGGATGGACGGGTCCTGGCAGGGCCCAGGACCATTGGGACCCCGCCCTGTGGCTGCCTGCAGGCATCCCTGTCTCCTGGCGCAGATGGGACCCAGCCCCCCAGCAGCGCAGCTCAGCTCTGACATCTGCACTGCCctcagcagcggcagcagcaggatggcggggaggggcgggcagaGCTGGGGGCCCCCCCTGGGGGCAGTGGCCCGAGCTGTCGATGGTGAGGGTGCAGGCTGCATCATGAATTTGCAGCAGGGAAGGGGCGGGAGCCTGGGGTGGGCAATATGGCGGCTCTGAGAGAGCCCACGTCCTTGTGCAGGCGCCCGCCCACCCCCATGCACCAAGCCGCCGGGCCTCGCCCACGGCGGGCGCCAGCCACAGCTCCGGACGGCCACCTGCCGCCTCGCAGACGGAATCAGACTCAGACGTTATATGTCATCCCGTCTAGATGCTGCTGGCATAGAGATCTAACCTCGCCTGTGGGGCCCAGGAGAATTCTCCACAACATCTGTCACCCAATgacattgca encodes the following:
- the TUBB2A gene encoding tubulin beta-2A chain, whose protein sequence is MREIVHIQAGQCGNQIGAKFWEVISDEHGIDPTGSYHGDSDLQLERINVYYNEAAGNKYVPRAILVDLEPGTMDSVRSGPFGQIFRPDNFVFGQSGAGNNWAKGHYTEGAELVDSVLDVVRKESESCDCLQGFQLTHSLGGGTGSGMGTLLISKIREEYPDRIMNTFSVMPSPKVSDTVVEPYNATLSVHQLVENTDETYSIDNEALYDICFRTLKLTTPTYGDLNHLVSATMSGVTTCLRFPGQLNADLRKLAVNMVPFPRLHFFMPGFAPLTSRGSQQYRALTVPELTQQMFDSKNMMAACDPRHGRYLTVAAIFRGRMSMKEVDEQMLNVQNKNSSYFVEWIPNNVKTAVCDIPPRGLKMSATFIGNSTAIQELFKRISEQFTAMFRRKAFLHWYTGEGMDEMEFTEAESNMNDLVSEYQQYQDATADEQGEFEEEEGEDEA